From the genome of Thermus antranikianii DSM 12462, one region includes:
- the metK gene encoding methionine adenosyltransferase: MRLVTSESVTEGHPDKLADRISDAILDALIAQDKKARVAAETLVTTGLVFVAGEITTEGYVDIPGLVRKTVREVGYTRAKYGFDADTCAVLTAIDEQSPDIAGGVNLSYEWRVLKSTDPLDRVGAGDQGLMFGYATDETPELMPLPITLAHRLTMRLAEVRKTGLLPYLRPDGKAQVTVVYEGDRPLYVKTVVVSAQHSPEVEQDQLREDLIREVVRQAIPPEYLKEGETEYLINPSGRFILGGPHADTGLTGRKIIVDTYGGAVPHGGGAFSGKDPTKVDRSASYYARYIAKNLVAAGLARRALVELAYAIGKARPVSLRVETFGTGVLPDEKLTEIVKRVFDPRPLAIIEELDLLRPIYTPTSAYGHFGRAGFPWEETDRVEVLRREAGL; the protein is encoded by the coding sequence TTGAGGCTGGTCACGTCCGAGTCGGTCACGGAAGGGCACCCGGATAAGCTGGCGGACCGGATCTCCGACGCCATCCTGGACGCCCTGATCGCCCAGGATAAGAAGGCCCGGGTGGCGGCGGAAACCCTGGTCACCACAGGGCTAGTGTTCGTGGCAGGAGAGATAACCACCGAAGGGTATGTGGACATCCCCGGCCTGGTGCGCAAGACGGTGAGGGAAGTGGGCTACACCCGGGCCAAGTACGGTTTTGATGCCGACACCTGTGCGGTCCTCACCGCCATCGACGAGCAGTCTCCGGACATCGCGGGCGGGGTCAACCTCTCCTACGAGTGGCGGGTGCTCAAGTCCACGGATCCTTTGGACCGGGTGGGCGCGGGGGATCAGGGCCTCATGTTCGGTTACGCCACCGACGAGACCCCAGAGCTCATGCCGCTTCCCATCACCCTGGCCCACCGCCTCACCATGCGCCTGGCGGAGGTGCGCAAGACGGGGCTTCTTCCCTACCTGCGTCCCGACGGCAAGGCCCAGGTCACGGTGGTCTACGAGGGGGATAGGCCCCTTTACGTGAAGACGGTGGTGGTCTCCGCCCAGCATTCCCCGGAGGTGGAGCAGGACCAGCTTCGTGAGGATCTCATCCGCGAGGTGGTGCGCCAGGCCATCCCCCCTGAGTACCTGAAGGAGGGGGAGACGGAGTACCTCATCAACCCCTCGGGCCGGTTTATCCTGGGAGGGCCCCATGCGGACACCGGGCTTACCGGGCGCAAGATCATCGTGGACACCTACGGAGGGGCGGTCCCCCACGGAGGCGGGGCCTTCAGCGGCAAGGACCCTACCAAGGTGGACCGTTCGGCCAGCTACTACGCCCGCTACATAGCCAAGAACCTGGTGGCGGCGGGCCTGGCCCGGCGGGCCTTGGTGGAGCTGGCCTATGCCATCGGTAAGGCCAGGCCCGTTTCCTTGCGGGTGGAAACCTTCGGCACCGGGGTCTTGCCCGATGAAAAGCTCACGGAGATCGTGAAACGGGTCTTTGACCCCAGGCCCTTGGCCATCATCGAGGAGCTGGACCTTCTCCGTCCCATCTACACCCCCACCAGCGCTTACGGCCACTTCGGCCGCGCAGGCTTCCCTTGGGAGGAAACCGACCGGGTGGAGGTCCTAAGGCGGGAAGCAGGCCTCTAA
- the murI gene encoding glutamate racemase, producing the protein MKDPRQPIGVFDSGVGGLTVLSALRQALPQEDFLYFGDTARVPYGSKPLSMVRRFAWEIAGFLLRQGVKALVVACNTASSAALPDLAEDLSVPVFGVLEPVAKAAQGHGKVGLIGTQATVESRAYERYVEVSWARACPLFVPLVEEGLWDDPVALLVAQHYLEDAPQDLEALILGCTHYPFLKGTLAKVLPGVRLIDSAEATAEAVAKALKEEGLLNPEGQGRVVHFVTGDPESYRNLAERLGVKVEELKQVSLEEL; encoded by the coding sequence GTGAAGGACCCTAGGCAGCCCATCGGCGTCTTTGACTCGGGGGTAGGGGGGCTTACGGTGCTTTCCGCTTTGCGCCAGGCCCTGCCCCAGGAGGATTTCCTCTATTTCGGCGACACCGCCCGGGTACCCTACGGCAGTAAACCCCTCTCCATGGTGCGGCGCTTCGCCTGGGAGATCGCGGGGTTTTTGCTCCGGCAAGGGGTCAAGGCCTTGGTGGTGGCCTGCAACACCGCAAGCTCCGCGGCCCTTCCCGATCTGGCCGAGGACCTTTCGGTGCCCGTCTTCGGGGTGCTGGAACCCGTGGCCAAGGCCGCCCAAGGGCACGGCAAGGTGGGCCTCATCGGCACCCAGGCCACGGTGGAAAGCCGGGCCTACGAGCGCTACGTGGAGGTGTCTTGGGCCAGGGCCTGCCCCCTCTTCGTGCCCTTGGTGGAGGAAGGGCTTTGGGATGACCCCGTGGCCCTATTGGTGGCCCAGCACTACCTCGAGGACGCCCCCCAGGACCTCGAGGCCCTGATCCTGGGCTGCACCCACTACCCCTTCCTGAAGGGCACCCTGGCCAAGGTCCTGCCCGGAGTGAGGCTCATCGATTCCGCCGAGGCCACGGCGGAAGCGGTGGCCAAAGCCCTAAAGGAGGAGGGGCTTTTAAACCCCGAGGGCCAAGGGCGGGTGGTGCACTTCGTCACGGGGGACCCGGAAAGCTACCGGAACCTGGCGGAGCGCCTGGGGGTGAAGGTGGAGGAGCTAAAGCAGGTCAGCCTGGAGGAGCTTTGA
- a CDS encoding TIGR00730 family Rossman fold protein, translated as MAKKPLIDQLHHEDAWRLFRILAEFVEGFETLSEIEVPLVSVFGSARFGEGHPAYALGYRLGRALAEAGFGVVTGGGGGVMEAVNRGAFEAGGVSVGLNIELPHEQKPNPYQTHTLTLRYFFVRKVLFVRYARAFVFLPGGFGTLDELSEVLVLIQTEKVHPFPVFALDRGYWQGLLNWMESLKEQGAIDPKDLALLTLLDSPEEVVQALKGVS; from the coding sequence ATGGCCAAGAAGCCCCTGATCGACCAGCTTCACCACGAGGATGCCTGGCGGCTTTTCCGCATCCTGGCGGAGTTCGTGGAGGGGTTTGAAACCCTTTCGGAGATAGAGGTCCCCCTGGTTTCCGTTTTCGGCTCGGCCCGCTTCGGAGAAGGCCACCCCGCCTACGCCCTGGGCTACCGGCTGGGAAGGGCATTAGCGGAAGCAGGCTTCGGGGTGGTGACGGGCGGCGGGGGTGGGGTCATGGAGGCCGTGAACCGAGGAGCCTTTGAGGCAGGTGGGGTGAGCGTGGGCCTGAACATCGAGCTTCCCCACGAGCAGAAGCCCAACCCCTACCAGACCCACACCCTCACCCTGCGCTATTTCTTCGTGCGCAAGGTGCTTTTCGTGCGCTACGCCCGCGCCTTCGTCTTCCTGCCCGGGGGGTTCGGCACCCTGGACGAGCTCTCCGAGGTCCTGGTCCTCATCCAGACGGAAAAGGTTCACCCTTTCCCCGTCTTCGCCTTGGACCGGGGGTACTGGCAAGGGCTTCTGAACTGGATGGAATCCCTGAAAGAACAAGGGGCCATCGATCCCAAAGACCTCGCCCTCCTTACCCTTCTGGACTCCCCAGAGGAAGTGGTCCAGGCCCTTAAGGGAGTATCCTAG
- a CDS encoding XTP/dITP diphosphatase: protein MRLVLATSNPGKVRELKEGLAPLGWTLLSLADFPLRMPKEEGATFLENALLKAAYVAKATGLPALADDSGLEVPALGGEPGVYSARYGGRETDRERNVYLLERMRHLKGEERKARFVAVLVLAYPDGHVETYEGQVEGYILEAPRGEGGFGYDPLFYVPEAGKTFAEMTLEEKARYSHRGQAIKALLKAYEQGPPPREISHLE from the coding sequence ATGCGCCTGGTCTTGGCCACCAGCAACCCCGGGAAGGTGCGGGAGCTTAAGGAGGGCCTGGCTCCTTTGGGCTGGACCCTTCTTTCCCTGGCCGACTTTCCCCTGCGCATGCCCAAGGAGGAGGGCGCCACCTTCCTGGAAAACGCCCTCCTCAAGGCCGCCTACGTGGCCAAGGCCACGGGCCTTCCCGCCCTGGCGGATGACTCGGGCCTCGAGGTGCCCGCCCTAGGGGGGGAACCCGGGGTCTACTCCGCCCGCTATGGGGGAAGGGAAACCGACCGGGAGCGGAACGTCTACCTTCTGGAGAGGATGCGCCACCTCAAGGGGGAGGAGCGCAAGGCCCGCTTCGTGGCGGTCCTGGTCCTGGCCTACCCCGACGGGCATGTGGAAACCTACGAGGGACAGGTGGAGGGGTACATCCTCGAGGCCCCCCGAGGGGAAGGGGGCTTCGGGTACGACCCCCTCTTCTACGTGCCCGAGGCGGGCAAGACCTTTGCGGAAATGACCCTGGAGGAAAAGGCCCGCTACTCCCATCGGGGCCAGGCCATAAAGGCCCTTCTGAAAGCCTACGAACAGGGTCCCCCTCCCCGGGAGATCTCCCATCTGGAATGA